GACAGCTTTTGGAAATAGAAGGAATTAAAATCTATGGTGAAAAAGCAAACAGAACCGGTGTTGTTTCCTTTAATCTGGAAGGAGTAGGAATAGCTTCTGATGTAGGGATGATCCTTGACAAAATGGGAATTGCTGTAAGAACAGGGCACCACTGTACACAGCCGATCATGAACTTCTTTAATATTGCAGGAACGGTAAGAGCCAGTTTTGCTGTTTATAATACTTTTGAGGAAATTGATATTCTGGTAGAAGGAGTTAAGAAAGCACAACGGATGTTGAACTAATTAATCCTTTATCATATAAACTAAAAAGCAGCTGTTGAGCTGCTTTTTTATTATTCCCATGGAATGCAATAACACCGGCCGTCAATAATAAGCTGATGATATCCGATAGCGCACTCCAGGCAGATTTCTCCTCCTGCCATAATGCTTTTCATTTTTTCTTTGTTTAGTTTTTTCATATGAAATGATTTTTGGTTAAATATAAAGGTATAAATTATAGATAGAAATTCTGATTCTTTTTAAAATTTATGTAATGTATTGATTTTATGTATAATTAATTTTGTGAAATATAATTCGTTAATTTTATATAAACATCAAACATTTCATATGAAAAAACTATTTATTCTATTTTTATGCATTTATGGGATATGTGATGCACAGGTTTTTTCTGAAAGTTTCAACGGTAATGCTTTGCCGACCGGATGGACGGTAGAAAATCCGGATACATCTTATAAGTGGGGTGTGGGTGCACAGAATGGTTTTGCAGGC
The window above is part of the Chryseobacterium sp. MA9 genome. Proteins encoded here:
- a CDS encoding GNAT family acetyltransferase; translated protein: MKKLNKEKMKSIMAGGEICLECAIGYHQLIIDGRCYCIPWE